Proteins from one Penaeus vannamei isolate JL-2024 chromosome 8, ASM4276789v1, whole genome shotgun sequence genomic window:
- the LOC138862450 gene encoding spore coat protein G-like — translation MRYSDFKKRYSQFKKRYSELKTRYNGLKKKYSEFKKIHSNSEKRYSEFKKKYNDFKQRYSEFKKRYSYSENRYSDFKKRYSEFKKRYSYSENRYSDFKKRYSESKKRYSDFKKRYSEFKKSHNSDFKKRYCESKKRYSDFKQRYSEFKKRYSYSEKRYRNFKKRYSESKKRYSDTKNGNSKSRRIDKRSIDSRNNA, via the exons ATGAGATATAGTGACTTCAAGAAGAGATACAGTCAATTTAAGAAGAGATACAGTGAATTAAAGACGAGATACAATGGCTTGAAGAAGAAATACAGTGAATTTAAGAAGATACACAGTAACTCTGAGAAGAGATACAGTGAATTTAAGAAGAAATACAACGACTTCAAGCAGAGATACAGTGAATTCAAGAAGAGATACAGTTACTCTGAGAATAGATACAGCGACTTCAAGAAGAGATACAGTGAATTCAAGAAGAGATACAGTTACTCTGAGAATAGATACAGCGACTTCAAGAAGAGATACAGTGAATCTAAGAAGAGATACAGCGACTTCAAGAAGAGATACAGTGAATTTAAGAAGAGTCACA ACAGCGACTTCAAGAAGAGATACTGTGAATCTAAGAAGAGATACAGCGACTTCAAGCAGAGATACAGTGAATTCAAGAAGAGATACAGTTACTCTGAGAAGAGATACAGGAACTTCAAGAAGAGATACAGTGAATCCAAGAAGAGATACAGCGACACGAAGAACGGAAACTCGAAAAgcagaagaatagataaaagaagcaTCG attctcGAAATAACGCTTaa